One region of Tamandua tetradactyla isolate mTamTet1 chromosome 6, mTamTet1.pri, whole genome shotgun sequence genomic DNA includes:
- the LOC143686714 gene encoding olfactory receptor 14C36-like, translated as MPNSSVVTEFLLTRFSDVWEQRVTHAMLFLLMYFGTLTGNLLIATVTTLDKRLHTPMYYFLRNLSVLDICYISVTVPKACVIFLLDSRVISMVGCAAQVYLVYFCSCTEILFLSIMAHDRYVAICQPLHYSVIMSPQVCLRMTLSSVLSSMVYAGFHTGNTFRLSFCQSNVVHQFFCEVPSLLKLSCSDTLFNEILNFISSVVIAGGCFAFITKSYIHIFSMVLKFPTRKERGKAFSTCVPHILVVSLYVGSVAAVYMKPNSHSSTIQDRITSVFYAMVPPFLNPIIYSLRNKQIKDAIKRIMNKKTLFREVIS; from the coding sequence ATGCCCAACTCCAGCGTGGTGACTGAATTCCTGCTTACAAGATTCTCTGATGTGTGGGAACAGAGAGTCACGCATGCCATGCTGTTCCTACTGATGTACTTTGGAACCTTGACAGGAAACCTGCTTATTGCCACAGTAACCACCCTCGACAAGCgacttcacacccccatgtactacTTCCTTAGGAATTTGTCTGTCTTAGACATATGCTACATTTCTGTCACTGTCCCCAAGGCCTGTGTCATCTTCCTGCTTGACAGTAGGGTGATATCGATGGTAGGATGTGCAGCTCAGGTCTACTTGGTGTACTTCTGCTCTTGTACAGAAATTCTGTTCCTCTCCATCATGGCCCacgaccgctatgtggccatctgccagCCCCTTCACTACTCCGTGATCATGAGCCCTCAGGTCTGTCTCCGGATGACACTGTCCTCAGTACTGAGCAGCATGGTCTATGCAGGATTCCACACTGGCAACACATTCCGGCTGTCCTTCTGTCAGTCCAATGTGGTCCATCAGTTCTTCTGTGAAGTTCCCTCTCTGTTGAAGCTCTCCTGTTCTGACACCTTattcaatgaaattttaaattttatttcttcagtggtGATTGCTGGTGGCTGCTTTGCCTTCATCACCAAGTCTTACATTCATATATTTTCTATGGTGCTCAAGTTTCCAACCAGGAAAGAACGAGGGAAAGCGTTTTCTACCTGTGTCCCCCACATCCTTGTGGTGAGTCTATATGTCGGCTCAGTCGCTGCTGTGTACATGAAGCCAAACTCTCATTCTTCCACAATTCAGGACAGGATCACCTCTGTATTCTATGCCATGGTCCCTCCTTTCTTGAATCCTATTATCTATAGTCttagaaataagcaaataaaagatGCTATAAAGAGAATTATGAACAAAAAAACTTTATTCAGGGAAGTGATAAGTTAG